The following are encoded in a window of Parambassis ranga chromosome 15, fParRan2.1, whole genome shotgun sequence genomic DNA:
- the LOC114447576 gene encoding early growth response protein 2b-like, translated as MTAKIVDEVSASLSSIVDSIPKDVCAAERGQPSETAIVFKEEAVGEDGHEGEPNENPDGKNLMSASELPLQYVATLRTHPVAFTGKFSVDSISAGPWTSGDVINVVSADIAAPESVTVPGSPSASSDIYAAGGGGGGDAADAGDGNMAHGQPDISHMYAPPHPHPHPHPHPAPSYSCSGDMYQDPSAGGYLATSTCAVSYHPPPSYSAPKPPVDGAALLSIMPDYGGFYQQSCQRDIQTAYSERKSLPYPLDSLRVPPPLTPLNTIRNFTLGAPSPAAEGPMAAAFPSHQNLPLRPILRPRKYPNRPSKTPVHQRPYPCPAESCDRRFSRSDELSRHLRIHTGHKPFQCRICMRNFSRSDHLTTHIRTHTGEKPFSCDQCGRKFARSDERRRHMKIHLRQKEKKSAAS; from the exons ATGACTGCTAAGATAGTAGATGAAGTTTCTGCGTCTCTCAGCAGCATCGTAGACAGTATTCCTAAAGATGTGTGTGCAGCGGAGAGGGGTCAGCCTTCAGAGACAGCGATTGTTTTTAAAGAAGAGGCTGTAGGGGAGGATGGTCATGAAGGAGAACCTAATGAGAATCCGGACGGTAAGAATCTGAT GAGCGCTTCTGAGCTGCCTCTCCAGTACGTGGCAACTTTACGCACGCACCCTGTGGCGTTCACCGGCAAGTTTTCGGTGGACTCAATAAGTGCAGGACCGTGGACTTCTGGGGACGTCATCAACGTGGTCAGCGCTGACATCGCCGCTCCAGAATCTGTCACGGTGCCTGGATCTCCTTCAGCATCTTCCGATATTTacgcagcaggaggaggaggaggaggagacgcagCGGACGCGGGGGACGGCAACATGGCGCACGGACAGCCCGACATCAGCCACATGTACGCGCCCCCTCATCCCCACCCACACCCGCATCCTCACCCGGCCCCCTCTTACTCATGCAGCGGGGACATGTACCAGGACCCGTCGGCAGGGGGCTACCTGGCGACATCCACTTGCGCTGTGTCCTATCACCCTCCTCCGTCCTACTCTGCGCCCAAACCGCCCGTTGACGGCGCCGCGCTGCTCTCCATCATGCCTGACTATGGAGGGTTCTACCAGCAGAGCTGCCAGAGAGATATTCAGACAGCTTACTCGGAGAGGAAATCACTCCCCTACCCCCTCGACTCTCTCAGGGTGCCTCCCCCTCTCACTCCTCTCAACACCATCAGGAACTTTACGCTCGGTGCGCCCTCCCCGGCGGCCGAAGGTCCAATGGCCGCTGCTTTCCCCAGCCACCAGAACCTCCCTCTTAGGCCGATCTTGAGACCCAGGAAGTACCCTAATCGCCCTAGCAAGACACCCGTCCACCAGAGGCCGTACCCATGCCCGGCTGAGAGCTGCGACCGAAGGTTCTCACGGTCAGACGAGCTGAGTCGACACCTGCGCATCCACACCGGCCACAAACCTTTCCAGTGCCGCATCTGCATGAGGAACTTCAGCCGCAGCGACCACCTCACCACCCACATCCGCACGCACACCGGAGAGAAGCCTTTCTCCTGCGACCAGTGCGGGAGGAAGTTCGCCAGGAGTGACGAGAGGAGAAGGCACATGAAGATTCACCTCCGGCAAAAGGAGAAAAAGTCCGCTGCGTCTTAA